The sequence below is a genomic window from Haematobia irritans isolate KBUSLIRL chromosome 3, ASM5000362v1, whole genome shotgun sequence.
ATTAAGTATACGCAAATTAGGAGGAGTCAAAGGAGAAAAtggtttcatttgaagtgaaaatgctataaacataaaatgtggTGAAAATGTGCTGCATACTACAATTTCATTCGTACAATAATGTCTCTATCGCTATCTACGAATCCCAAATGTTGCCAACAACATAATTTATGTTCGGCACATTTTCTATGGGatcttttttcaaattaaacttCTTAAGATATGTttcattttataataataatttatttatagaatttagTTATACATTTACAACTGTGTTATACTCatttatagttttcacttttttcatcatttctgaattttggcaaaacaatTTCGCATCTCAATATAAATCgcttttgaagggaactatgttgaataataaaaacgaattttgacaaaaaaatatgtttttctttgttagaccggggacttatcagccaacctgttaggaaatataactataaaaattattttatagaccCTATTTCTACCCTTTGGGGCTATGAATTGTTTCCTGAGTGGTCTCTTTTGTTAATTCAAGTtataactataaaaaattttacaaaacacacaatcacaaaaatgggcaaatgtAGTGTTGTTGCAATGATAGATTTAACAGATAAACAATTAAGTATACGCAAATTAGGAGGAGTCAAAGGAGAAAAtggtttcatttgaagtgaagatgttataaacataaaatgtggTGAAAATGTGCTGCATACTACAATTTCATTCGTACAATAATGTCTCTATCGCTATCTACGAATCCCAAATGTTGCCAATAACATAATTTATGTTCGGCACATTTTCTATGGgatctttttttcaaattaaacttCTTAAGATATGTttcattttataataataatttatttatagaatttagTTATACATTTACAACTGTGTTATACTCatttatagttttcacttttttcatcatttctgaattttggcaaaacaatTTCGCATCTCAATATAATTCTATTGgttaatatataaatgtttcggTACATTCTTACAAACTGTTTTTTACACATTTAAATCTATATAACTTGTTTTAGTATACATCTAACTAAGCTAGACaaaaacataattaaaaaaataaaacaaaggaaatattttactttattcctaaataaaattttcgataaagtaTTACATtgttatgcaaaaaaaaattaggtaAGGGCAATTAAAACTTGTTGAACACAAAACGTGGTTGCGGttgtcaaaaaatataaattcagttttatttgtccttaaaactaaaataatttaatgacTGTGCGTCATTatccaaaatgaaattttatccaaaatgaAATTAGCTTTTAGAAGAGGAGTTGCCATAGTTAGAAGGGTCgtcatatagaaaattacatTCAATTGGGaagttttttaatcaaaaatggtAAACGTTTTCACAAATTATAGTagcctattaaaatttgaagctaTTCTATAGTACTTTTCTGACAAAAAAAggaatttgcaaaataaagatttttaaaCAATAATGTGAGGCGGCAGGCCACATTTTGGGCCTTAATAGAGTAGTGGTGGTTTCGAAAGTTAGAATACCTGGGGTATCAAATTGGAGCTCCGATTTTTGAGACCTATATTTTCCAGTCGCCATTTATAGGATAAGGCTTCCCAATGTGGCACTTATCACTAATTAGGGATGTGATTGATCCATTTTTAAGGCGAAAATAATGGATACCGCCCCTGGATGGTCAACCAGCAGTATCTTGTTTCCCCGACACCCTGTAACAATCTTGATTTTTGGAGCCTTTAGTAATATAACCAGTGGTTATTGCCATGGTGTATATAACATAACTTGGAGGTTACACTACTGGTGGTAGTTAAAAGCTATAGCTCGCATAGTCAGGACCTTTAATTGAAAGATTGGCTACTAGTGTATTCTCATTTTTTGTTGTATCGAATTTTGTAATTCCTCGCATTTAGGCCGTTACTAGAGGTTTTCTAATATAACAAGCAGAAATAACGCTTCAGCAACACattgaatttattaaaactCAATACAAAACGGTACCTAGAGTGAACATATCTTCTTACACCAATTTcggttttcgtgaaaatttcattttcggtGGTAGAGCCGAAGTTTTCAAGGACTCAAAAACTGGCTTTCGGTTTTTATATTTCCATTGTTAAATTACCTATTTAAGGTCAAATTTGGGCAAACACGTCTAGGTATTTTAACTAACTGCAATGAAAATACTTCCGAATAGGTACAAAGTACAattgagtaaaaaaaaaatttgttcaacttttaataaattattatttttttcgttgattttttgtaacaaaaaaatagatttttcgtTCAATGCTTTTATGAAAACTAGTCGAACCGGTTATGCTGGTTATGTgtttcaaaaaatacctttcaccggttttggaaaaaagtccGAGAAAAACCCGAGTTTCAAAACACGCGGTTTTTATCACTCTAGACGTACATCCAGAGCTAGATAGACGCTAGTGTTGATTTTGAATTGATCTTTATATACAATGTAATATGTTTAACCACTAAACACATGTAGTGATACTAGGTATAATAAAATCACAATGGGTAAATATTCCCATTTAacctattttcttaaaaaaaattatgagaaattaGTTTTAGTCAgatctttatttatttaaaatatataggtGGAAATTCCTATAAATGAATGACAAGGAGGTACTTGCGAATTTTAACCATCACTGCCTTTTACAGTGAGATACCATAATAAAAATGGGCGGAACCAAACtaactattaaaaatttaaaaaaaataacaaatagtatttaaaaaaaatagaaaaaaaataaaatttttgatagggctcttttaaattttggtaaatgctaaattttgaacaaatatattttattttataaatttataaaatactagaaataaaaatatatttttctaatttaaaaaaatactaagatatttaaaattaaaaacaattatatatatatttttataagagCACACAAAAATTGTACCATTCTgcgattattataaattaagaaACTACCACATGTTAGAAAAagtacaatttaatttatttcaaagtATTGTTAAACAATATTCTTTCTATTAACTTAGAAACACACAGCGAAAGgagatttaaaataatatttatgtttatttggTAGTGATTGGTGTATGTCTTTAGCTTTTACATGAAAAAAGGTGTACAGTCAAGATTTCTGTGTAGATTATGGGGCCAAATATGTTTAATgcctatataaattattttgattcATTTTAATCAACTGAGTAATTTACATTgggtatacatatatgtatgggatacaatttatttctatatatatattggtAGACTCCTTTAtctctgttttgttttttaatatatcaATAACGTATAACGTTTTGTTTACAATTACAACATAAAAAACTACCTTATGAGAATATGTATCGGAGTTTTGTTAGATTTTCGGTGTCTCTTTGTTTGATTTACATTGGTTATTTtccttttctgtttttttttttttttgttttcttcacttataaaatacatttgtttatataaaattattaataattaaattatttgttttatttcttttttaactattttttctgttttttttttgttaattttttattttatttaatataataatatataaatagtaaattattGATTTAACTATAAACTACTATCGCAGTCCTTTTGTTGATGAGTATGTCATTTCTTTTTGATACGTTGAACAATCCATTCCAGACCTTGATAGAGACtgcaataaaacaaaagaacaaTAAATAACAACAAGCAATCACTTCATGTAATTGAGAGAAGATACAAAATCTAATGACAACAAAAGGAGATACaaggaaaattaaataataacataAGACTTTGCAATCTTATCTAAATACGGTAGTAGGCTATGACTAGCAAAATAACCAAAAATGACATAGTTCGCTCGCCtggtattttctttatttacatGTAGTTGCTATATAAGATAGCGAGAAAatgcataaatatttaatatgatgTCCCTCTAAAATAGACtatgataaaaaattaaaaaaacattggtAGTTTATAGGAATGTTGCACACCGTACAAATACCACTGCCCATAGTACCAAAGGAACGTGGCCTCCAATGCCAACTTATTAAACCAAACTAAAATAGCCTTATCACTAGGAatacaaaaattagaaatagaattaatagacttttgaatttttttgaaaaccgAAAACTATATCGACTTTTTATAGTGACCATAACGAAAAATCTaactttcacgaaaaattcgaatttgaataaaGCTCTTTTTATgttgaaatttaaccaaaacatcaagaagtcgaattttcaataatcggaaaaatcgattttttccaaatttccaaaAGTTGAAGTGGGAAAGTCGAAAGATTGACTTTTGGAAATTTCGttttaagatgacgaataaccgtgtataattggatctgtgataagttaagtggttcaaaaaatattgatgcgaaaaagccaaattttcaaaaaaattgaccttttccgccagaaaagtataaccATTGAAAAAACGTCGGGgttctcttcatggtcgtataaATGACGTAGTAATAAgacgtaagtaataagatcaactagaagaaaaacgaccgcaaaatgacaaagttataagcaattgaatgatgtcaaatcatgcaaatatgagccactcacccacacaaaaatgcatttctctgtGGTCGAGAGGCATTTTTGTGCGCGTGATTGGCTCATGGATTTGGTCACTCAATTGCATATAACTTtgacatttcaattattttatggtttacaaatttttggcggaaaaggtccattgtaaaatacaATTGTTTGGCCTTTTCGCATCGATatatgaaccacttaacttatcacagatccaagtaTAAACGATTTTAATACCTtttatttaagtaccaacaacgatataatcggacatttctaactcgagatataatttatttagtgaaaaaagagcgaaaaattaaaaataacgggatatctcaaaaactgttccataaaaaatttttgaatttttttttttgaaatcagcagatcaaaatacataagaaaagttgcctcTTATCAAGTGTACCTCTTTTGTAAACTGGTGTTATCATTACAACATCACAAGATTATTCTGGacatgttttcatatagcctCAGACTTCCTCAAAGCACACATTCAAtcaggaaattaattgatccaattaattttttaattgaaatgtcttcaatcacagaaatgatgatcaattaaaaacttaacagatccaattaaaaacttaattgatccaattaaacaattaattgatactattaatttttgtgatcgatttttgtttcaattaaacaatttgttgaatcaattaaatttttaattgaataatttttaaaactcaattaaaattttaattggaaaaattttcgtgaaattttttgatGTGCCTATAGAATACAGGTTAACTGTCTTACAgctattttcatgtagctccgtcagGCTTTAACTACCagctaacagaaagtaaattgcaaatgtcTTATCTCcggttaattttaattgaaatttacacCAGTTTAgttcctaactgacatatggaatatatagacaagatgacagatatgtccatagtgcggttcaaaagttcgttagcttacACTAAAGAAGCTAAATGAAAATGGCCTTTAACCGTATAAAGACAGTGAATAATAGAAAGTcaggaaatattatttctaataaGCAATTActgtttataaacaattttttttatggcgttttcgtttcgcataaaatatgttgccttggttttgcaccactttttccctcattgcattttcgcccaaattatagtgtcattccaaagttattgttaattcataatattgggaGGGATACAGAATCCATAATTTCtaacagtgtccttcatattgagcaatcaatttcgagaatgttgcacctaccTTCCAATTGAAATCGACATTATATTCATACACATGCCACCCCCAGAAAAATGTTAGCATGCCTCAAAATATTTATcggtaaaatatttttagtaatCATACCTTTGAATTCGAACATTAATATCATGTATATAAGTTTATATATGCGAAagcctttatttattttatttatatcgtatAAAATCTTATTATTTTTAAGCGATCGAAAAAGTTTAAGTTTTTAGCTTCGCCCATGatacatatgaaaaatatatatgaaatatataataaaaatgcaaatatcGCCctatgtttttaaaaatattgttattaaaaattaaaattgaataactTCATTAAATATAATACGATAAACGAAAAGTAAAATAAAcgccaaaaaatataaaaatactaatttttgagaattaatgtattctcatatgttacaaacgaaacTATCTttcaacaagtaagtaaagtagaaagtcgggtggggccgactatatcataccctaaatcacccctactgaattagtaaacataagcatttgtggggtatcattggtataggttttggggcatcattggtataggttttggagatttccatatttaagaacataaaggggggtacatgtttatgggagtcttgtcacaatctgagcagaaatgtctaacatTAGGAGCTATAGGTTATTTTGCAcctaaagagttagtatgccactaatattgaatccattattaaaaaagagcaaatcggtcaattagttgtgggtaataaatccaaatttgtaaaaatcgggcaataagagctacatgtaagtctaaatgtgatcagctagtacatcaaaatttgcaatttgaataacataggttaataaataagagtattatggccaaatatggcaaaatcgagcgatgcatatatatgggacctatatttaaatctgaaacaatttgtataatattttgcaggtatgaaggttaccttgtgtaaaatttgagtatgaTCAATTAAGAAGCCAACTtggagtacgatcggttgataaataagggttttacggccaaatttggcaaaatcggacaatatatatgggatctatatctaaatctgaaccgatttcgattatttttagcacatattgtcagtaccaaaattataataagcaaagtttgagtaagatcgcttaatatataaggtttttatggccaaatttgggaaaatcgggcgatacatatatatgggatctatatctaaatctgaaccgatttcgatgaaattttgcagacttaaagggtgatgaaaacgtttactatgtacaaaatttgatgacgatcggtttgtaaagaAGCGCAATGTGACTCCATTTATCGAaatagggcgatacatatatgtgggagctatatctaaatttgatccgatctctttcaaattcaatagcgttcgtccttgtgcccaaaaacatactgtaccaaatttcatccaaatcggttaataattgcgaccggaatcctgtgaacaacaaatacatggacagacggacggacggacggacggacaccaagcgctagatcgactcaggaggtgattctgagtccatcggtaaatattttatggggtctaaaatcaatatttctggtaggcacattttttggccgatcaaagttattataccctgtccactatgtggtttagggtataaaaatagaaaaaccaaaTTGATTTTAATGCGAGTGATTGATTTTCGTTCGAATGTGTTTGCGTACGATTTACAGGAAATTtgcagaaataataaaaaaaatatttggtacaaactactgcattttaaattaaatttctcaaaCTTTGTGGCATTCCTATGGGTGGTTATGATGGTTATTTGTCTCTGTCTTAATGTTTAATTTAGGATTCATAAAAAGTTCATTTAATTTCTCATACAATATCCGAGGACCCGTTTCTCATCATATATTTGACTGGACACAACTACAATATTAATTTTGATATTCCTCCTCTTCGAAtgcaaaaacattttgctttaCTTTTTAAGACTTACCCTTCACCGGTTAACGCACAACACGCTTGTATATGCCATTGATGTTTCTTTATCGATGTTAAATCCAATTGACGTGATATTTCTGCCGCTGACATTGAGCCTTTTAAatcctataaaattttaaaacaaacgtaaatataaacaacaatttggggattttcacaATGAAAAACAAATGTTGTAAAATAGAGATCTATTTACGTTTTAGTACATATGCGATATTTTTTTGTCATGGAAAACTTTTCCATGATGAAATGTTTACATAatcattaatattaaaaattatactaCTCGTAATACTATCAGATCTTTAGACAACATTTGTATTTTTACAGTGCCGAAAATCTCTATGAATACAAAACAAACCTGCTTATTTGCATAAACCAATAAACTGGCTTTACTTAAGTCTTCGTGTTGCAGCATTCGATACAGCTCCTCACGTGTCACAGCCAAACGTTCACGATCCGTAGAATCGATAACCATTATAATAAACTATACAAAAATGGAAGAGAAAGATAATTTAGTATCACATATTTAATAGCAATTGTAGATCATACCTCGGTATTTGTATAGTATGTACTCCATGCCGCCCGTAAACTCTGTTGTCCCCCCAAATCCC
It includes:
- the Arl5 gene encoding ADP-ribosylation factor-like 5, whose translation is MGLLISKIWSMFGNEEHKLVMVGLDNAGKTTILYQFLMNEVVHTSPTIGSNVEEVVWRNIHFLVWDLGGQQSLRAAWSTYYTNTEFIIMVIDSTDRERLAVTREELYRMLQHEDLSKASLLVYANKQDLKGSMSAAEISRQLDLTSIKKHQWHIQACCALTGEGLYQGLEWIVQRIKKK